The Actinomycetes bacterium genome includes a region encoding these proteins:
- a CDS encoding transposase, with translation MFRIVGDQPSLWESVWPGGLLRLPDELARVDTMLDDPAFFGPFVPFFDPRVGRPSTPVATYLRLMFLKFRYRLGYQSLCREVCDSITWRRFCRIPLEGSVPHPT, from the coding sequence GTGTTTCGTATCGTGGGCGATCAGCCGTCGTTGTGGGAGTCGGTGTGGCCGGGGGGACTGCTGCGGCTACCGGATGAGTTGGCTCGGGTCGACACGATGCTGGACGACCCGGCGTTCTTCGGTCCGTTCGTGCCGTTCTTCGACCCGCGGGTCGGTCGGCCGTCCACGCCGGTGGCGACCTACCTGCGGCTGATGTTCCTGAAGTTCCGCTATCGGCTGGGCTACCAGAGCCTGTGCCGGGAGGTCTGCGATTCGATCACCTGGCGGCGGTTCTGCCGGATCCCGTTGGAGGGGTCGGTGCCGCACCCGACGA